A genomic region of Chlorobaculum parvum NCIB 8327 contains the following coding sequences:
- a CDS encoding N-acetylmuramoyl-L-alanine amidase family protein, whose translation MPERISFPQLRLLGVLVLTLLFASKASAESSGQDDLFMHVSNAPGQSYTIKVQGYPSEGEFMADMASFARALRLGSVFDGSKMQIDEAFGKSVTSSILRSGSEFVVIDSAAGSTPKRVIQLAAAPSVRDGRMYLPVTQACRMFSLWLGRSVRYDSGANKIDASLAGRSMPGGGRIGVLPARESASSTDNKPPSSSYIPIQPGAGSSVAGKTTVNDIRVETLANGVVIRFSASGSKRPASFLRPDKQGTAYLTIEDVQGDPKGLARTFQGGVVKSVNPVSLGNGAMQFNIALDTAAFVVKSSSFRYDASNNDYVVSIMSDVDVDAIHRTEKERLIQARLSHDIDKWKLDAVVIDAGHGGKDPGAIGTRGTREKDVVLNVALDLGRFIKQKWPDVKVIYTRKDDRFIPLKERGKIANRYGGKLFISIHCNAIAGDRKEKVRGPEVYILGPHKTDSALKVAMLENSVITEEENYKESYKGFSDEYLIMSSMAQSAFAMQSTELAQAVLGRFDRRGSTISNGVRQAGFMVLWTPSMPSILVETGYLSNPSEEKMLRDRKSQTSIAWAIFQGLQQYRSSYESRMMASGYTK comes from the coding sequence ATGCCTGAACGCATATCCTTTCCGCAATTGCGCCTTCTCGGCGTGCTGGTTCTGACACTTCTTTTCGCTTCAAAGGCTTCGGCGGAGTCTTCAGGTCAGGACGACCTATTCATGCATGTTTCCAATGCTCCGGGGCAGAGCTATACCATCAAGGTGCAGGGCTACCCGTCAGAGGGTGAGTTCATGGCCGATATGGCCTCATTTGCCCGCGCCTTGCGACTCGGCAGCGTGTTCGACGGCTCGAAGATGCAGATCGACGAAGCGTTCGGCAAGTCGGTGACAAGCAGCATTCTCCGGAGTGGCAGCGAGTTTGTGGTGATCGACTCGGCGGCCGGTTCTACCCCGAAACGGGTCATTCAGCTTGCCGCTGCGCCGTCAGTGCGCGATGGCCGGATGTATCTGCCGGTCACTCAGGCTTGCCGGATGTTCTCTTTGTGGCTCGGACGTTCGGTGCGCTACGATTCCGGTGCCAACAAGATCGACGCATCTCTGGCCGGGCGCTCCATGCCGGGCGGTGGCCGTATCGGCGTTTTGCCCGCCCGCGAATCCGCGAGCTCGACTGACAACAAGCCACCGTCGTCCTCATACATACCGATACAGCCGGGTGCGGGCAGCTCGGTCGCCGGTAAAACTACGGTGAACGATATTCGAGTTGAAACGCTGGCGAACGGTGTGGTCATCCGCTTTTCGGCATCCGGCTCGAAGCGCCCGGCGTCGTTTCTCAGGCCTGATAAACAAGGCACAGCCTATTTGACCATCGAAGATGTTCAGGGCGATCCGAAAGGCCTTGCGCGTACCTTCCAGGGCGGTGTGGTCAAGTCGGTGAATCCGGTTTCGCTCGGCAATGGCGCCATGCAGTTCAACATCGCGCTTGATACCGCGGCCTTCGTTGTCAAGTCATCATCGTTCCGCTACGATGCGTCCAATAATGACTACGTGGTCTCCATCATGAGCGATGTCGACGTCGATGCGATCCATCGCACTGAAAAGGAGCGGCTGATTCAGGCGCGCCTGAGCCATGACATCGACAAGTGGAAGCTCGATGCTGTGGTGATCGATGCCGGTCATGGCGGCAAAGACCCCGGAGCGATCGGCACGCGGGGCACTCGGGAAAAGGATGTGGTGCTGAACGTTGCCCTCGATCTCGGCCGGTTTATCAAGCAAAAGTGGCCCGATGTCAAAGTGATCTATACCCGCAAGGACGACCGTTTCATTCCGCTGAAAGAGCGGGGAAAAATCGCCAACCGTTACGGCGGGAAGCTGTTCATCAGCATCCATTGCAACGCGATTGCCGGCGATCGGAAAGAGAAAGTCCGCGGTCCGGAGGTCTACATTCTCGGCCCCCACAAGACCGATTCGGCGCTCAAGGTGGCTATGCTTGAAAACTCGGTCATCACTGAGGAGGAGAACTACAAGGAGAGCTACAAAGGCTTTTCCGACGAGTACCTCATCATGAGCAGCATGGCGCAGAGCGCTTTCGCGATGCAGTCGACCGAGCTGGCACAGGCGGTGCTCGGGCGTTTTGACCGCAGGGGAAGCACGATCAGCAACGGCGTACGGCAGGCCGGTTTCATGGTGCTCTGGACGCCTTCGATGCCGAGCATTCTGGTCGAGACCGGCTACCTCTCCAATCCGTCCGAGGAAAAAATGCTTCGTGACCGCAAGTCCCAGACCTCCATCGCCTGGGCCATTTTTCAGGGTCTCCAGCAGTACCGCTCCAGCTACGAAAGCCGCATGATGGCTTCCGGCTACACCAAGTAA
- the topA gene encoding type I DNA topoisomerase codes for MASKSATPSAKNRTLIVVESPSKARTINKYLGDNYTVYASVGHIKDLPKKEIGIDFDNHYEPRYEVIAGKEKVVRQLKKLAGEANEVLIATDPDREGEAIAWHISNEIEFAKKPVYRVLFNEITKNAIIESVNNPKQIDYRLVRSQQTRQGLDKIVGYKISPFLWNVVYRGLSAGRVQSVALRLICERENEIEAFEPQEYWTIYADFTTESGETFRTKLVKVKGKKPEIGSGEQAEAIVSAIRDRLFAVSEIVPKVLQRKQPLPFTTSLLQQAASNQLGFGSKKTMRAAQQLYEGIDLGSEGATGLITYMRTDSTRVSGEAIAQAHDYISQQFGEEYKGFGGQGKAGKNAQDAHEAIRPTSVYRTPESLRKHLSADQFKLYELIWKRFVASMMAPAKIEQTRVDVEDHQKEFVFRATGNKVLFPGFFKVYNDQQELEYEAQKSTRDEVEKEQMVKLPEKLSVEEQLRMSELDRKQSFTRPPARFTEASLVKELDNYGIGRPSTYAAIFSTLQERRYVELQKKKIVPTELGRDVSTILVANFPDLFNVKFTAEMEDELDKVASGDDEYEKVLDSFYRPLETVLSHRKSDPLIPQNREAERCDKCGEGHMIVKWTSSGKFLGCSNYPKCKNIKALATNKAKPKETGVKCPVCGEGHMLLRNGRFGPFLACSNYPKCNTLLNLSKQRHIEPIKTPPFTTDLECPKCGAPMYLRTGKRGLWLGCSKFPKCRGRLSWNSLDEATQTRLEKTMDEHLAAHPSVAITMLDGTPAPMNLPIDDIIIRAEDAGLINAPSEEVESEASA; via the coding sequence ATGGCTTCAAAAAGCGCTACTCCATCGGCCAAAAACAGGACGCTCATCGTTGTCGAGTCACCATCCAAGGCCAGAACCATCAACAAGTACCTGGGCGACAACTACACGGTTTACGCCTCGGTCGGCCACATCAAGGATTTGCCGAAAAAAGAGATCGGCATCGATTTCGACAACCACTACGAGCCCCGTTACGAGGTGATCGCCGGAAAGGAGAAGGTGGTGCGGCAGCTCAAGAAACTTGCCGGAGAAGCCAACGAAGTGCTGATCGCCACTGACCCCGACCGCGAAGGCGAGGCGATTGCCTGGCACATCTCCAACGAGATCGAGTTCGCCAAAAAACCGGTCTATCGCGTGCTCTTCAACGAAATCACCAAAAACGCCATCATCGAGTCGGTCAACAATCCGAAGCAGATCGACTACCGGCTCGTGCGTTCGCAGCAGACCCGGCAGGGGCTCGACAAGATCGTAGGCTACAAGATCAGCCCGTTCCTGTGGAATGTGGTCTATCGCGGACTTTCGGCTGGCCGTGTACAGTCGGTAGCACTTCGGCTGATCTGCGAGCGGGAGAACGAGATCGAGGCGTTCGAGCCGCAGGAGTACTGGACGATTTATGCCGACTTCACCACGGAATCTGGCGAAACCTTCCGCACGAAGCTCGTCAAGGTCAAAGGCAAGAAACCGGAGATCGGCTCCGGCGAACAGGCCGAAGCCATCGTATCAGCGATCAGGGACCGCCTGTTCGCGGTGAGCGAGATCGTGCCAAAGGTGCTTCAGCGCAAGCAGCCACTGCCGTTCACCACCTCACTCTTGCAGCAGGCGGCATCCAACCAGCTCGGCTTCGGTTCGAAAAAGACGATGCGCGCCGCGCAGCAGCTTTACGAAGGCATCGACCTCGGTTCGGAGGGCGCGACCGGCCTCATCACCTACATGCGTACCGACTCGACCCGCGTCAGCGGAGAAGCGATCGCGCAGGCGCATGACTACATTTCGCAGCAGTTCGGCGAAGAGTACAAAGGGTTCGGCGGGCAGGGCAAGGCTGGCAAGAACGCGCAGGACGCGCACGAAGCGATCCGCCCGACCTCGGTCTATCGCACGCCTGAATCGCTGCGCAAGCATCTATCCGCAGACCAGTTCAAGCTCTACGAGCTGATCTGGAAGCGCTTCGTGGCCTCGATGATGGCTCCGGCCAAAATCGAGCAGACGCGCGTTGACGTGGAAGATCACCAGAAGGAGTTCGTGTTCCGCGCCACCGGCAACAAGGTGCTCTTCCCCGGCTTTTTCAAGGTCTATAACGATCAGCAGGAGCTCGAATACGAGGCGCAGAAATCGACCCGCGACGAGGTTGAAAAAGAGCAGATGGTCAAGCTGCCCGAAAAGCTCTCGGTCGAAGAGCAACTCAGGATGTCGGAGCTCGACCGCAAGCAGAGCTTCACCCGTCCGCCCGCCCGCTTCACCGAAGCAAGCCTGGTCAAAGAGCTGGACAACTACGGCATCGGCCGCCCGTCAACCTATGCGGCAATCTTCTCGACCCTGCAGGAGCGCCGCTACGTCGAGCTTCAGAAGAAGAAGATCGTGCCGACCGAGCTGGGTCGGGACGTTTCGACCATCCTCGTGGCCAACTTCCCCGACCTGTTCAACGTGAAGTTCACCGCCGAAATGGAGGACGAGCTGGACAAGGTCGCATCGGGAGATGATGAGTACGAAAAGGTGCTCGACAGCTTCTACCGTCCGCTCGAAACGGTGCTGAGCCACCGCAAAAGCGATCCGCTCATTCCGCAGAACCGCGAAGCGGAACGGTGCGACAAGTGCGGCGAGGGACACATGATCGTCAAATGGACCAGCAGCGGCAAGTTCCTCGGCTGCTCGAACTACCCGAAGTGCAAAAACATCAAGGCGCTCGCCACCAACAAGGCCAAACCGAAAGAAACCGGCGTCAAATGCCCGGTGTGCGGCGAAGGACACATGCTATTGCGCAACGGCCGATTCGGCCCGTTCCTGGCCTGTTCGAACTATCCGAAGTGCAACACCCTGCTCAACCTCAGCAAGCAGCGCCACATCGAACCGATCAAAACGCCACCGTTCACCACCGACCTCGAATGCCCGAAGTGCGGCGCGCCGATGTACCTCAGAACCGGCAAGCGCGGCCTGTGGCTTGGCTGCTCGAAATTCCCCAAATGCCGCGGACGGCTCTCGTGGAACTCGCTTGACGAAGCGACCCAAACGCGCCTTGAGAAGACCATGGACGAACATCTGGCCGCCCACCCCTCCGTGGCGATCACCATGCTCGACGGTACGCCCGCGCCGATGAATCTGCCCATCGACGACATCATCATCCGCGCAGAAGACGCCGGGCTCATCAACGCCCCGAGCGAAGAGGTGGAGAGCGAAGCCTCAGCGTAG
- a CDS encoding histidine triad nucleotide-binding protein, producing the protein MSRYDPDCIFCKIAAGHIPANLIYKNDHVAAFHDLNPVAPVHILIIPLEHISSLSELTDSDSEIAGQILLTARVVAEKMGVLGSGYRLVFNNGADALQSVGHIHAHLIGGKTMGWPPFAGREVAHGDG; encoded by the coding sequence ATGTCACGTTACGACCCCGACTGCATTTTCTGCAAGATCGCTGCCGGTCATATTCCGGCCAACCTGATCTACAAAAATGACCACGTGGCTGCGTTCCACGATCTCAATCCGGTTGCGCCGGTTCATATTCTCATCATTCCGCTGGAGCACATCTCGTCGCTGAGTGAGCTGACCGATAGCGATTCGGAGATTGCCGGGCAGATCTTGCTCACCGCGCGCGTTGTGGCCGAGAAGATGGGGGTACTGGGATCAGGCTATCGACTGGTGTTCAACAACGGAGCCGATGCTCTGCAGAGCGTCGGGCATATTCACGCGCATCTGATCGGTGGCAAAACGATGGGGTGGCCGCCGTTTGCCGGTCGTGAGGTGGCGCACGGAGATGGTTGA
- a CDS encoding biotin--[acetyl-CoA-carboxylase] ligase produces MNPVASNILQRLIDEGGFVSGEALCAELRMSRSAVWKHIGALRNAGYAIEAVSGRGYRLERLTGAPVAGEVSPLLDTVSFGRTFIGLEQVDSTNVKALALAREGAAEGTVVVADSQTGGRGRMRRAWVSPPGVNLYCSIVLRPPLPSVRVPEIPLVAAAAIHGAVTQECPELQAFIKWPNDLIVAGRKVCGILCEMESEPDFTHFVVVGFGLNVNLDPVPDELQGIATSLAIETGRQVSRARLLAAILNRFERLYREWLDEEDLGSLLPALEEHAWLKGRALQIEQFNRVLTGTEAGLSPQGHLLLRQEDGTVVPVASGEAHLRPVNHQ; encoded by the coding sequence GTGAATCCGGTGGCGTCAAACATCCTTCAGCGGCTGATCGACGAGGGCGGGTTTGTTTCCGGCGAGGCGCTCTGCGCCGAACTCCGGATGAGCCGCAGCGCCGTGTGGAAGCACATCGGCGCGCTTCGAAATGCCGGATACGCAATTGAAGCGGTCAGTGGCCGGGGTTACCGGCTGGAACGGCTGACCGGTGCGCCGGTGGCGGGAGAAGTTTCGCCGCTGCTCGATACCGTGTCGTTCGGGCGCACCTTTATCGGCTTGGAGCAGGTCGATTCGACCAACGTCAAGGCGCTGGCTCTTGCCCGCGAAGGGGCGGCGGAGGGTACGGTGGTGGTGGCCGACAGTCAGACCGGTGGCCGGGGGCGGATGCGCCGCGCGTGGGTTTCGCCGCCGGGGGTGAACCTCTACTGCTCGATTGTGCTGCGTCCGCCTCTGCCGTCGGTTCGCGTACCGGAGATTCCGCTGGTGGCCGCCGCGGCGATTCATGGCGCGGTGACGCAGGAGTGCCCGGAGCTGCAAGCATTCATCAAGTGGCCGAACGACCTCATTGTCGCCGGGCGCAAAGTGTGCGGCATCCTCTGCGAAATGGAGTCCGAACCTGATTTCACGCACTTTGTGGTGGTCGGTTTCGGCCTGAACGTCAATCTCGATCCCGTACCGGATGAGTTGCAGGGCATCGCCACTTCGCTGGCCATTGAAACCGGACGGCAGGTATCGCGCGCCCGACTGCTGGCTGCCATCCTCAACCGCTTCGAGCGCCTCTACCGCGAGTGGCTCGACGAAGAGGATCTCGGCTCTCTGCTGCCTGCGCTGGAAGAGCACGCATGGCTGAAAGGTCGAGCATTGCAGATCGAGCAGTTCAACCGCGTGCTGACCGGTACCGAGGCCGGGCTGTCGCCGCAGGGGCACCTGCTCTTGCGCCAGGAGGATGGCACGGTGGTTCCGGTAGCCTCCGGCGAGGCCCATCTGCGCCCAGTCAATCATCAATAA
- a CDS encoding succinate dehydrogenase/fumarate reductase iron-sulfur subunit — translation MKFTLKIWRQKNATDKGGMVTYKVDAVSPDSSFFEMLDQLNQQLIGKGEDPVAFDHDCREGICGTCSLYINGRPHGPIRGATTCQLHMRSFRDGETIYVEPWRCGAFPVVKDLIVDRSALDTIIQAGGYISINSGGVPDANAIPVPKPNADSAFDAAACIGCGACVAACPNASPMLFVGAKVSHLALLPQGRIEAERRVQQMVAAMDSLGFGFCSNTYACEAECPKEIKIANITRLNREFLAAKLAAEKEKNGGFTI, via the coding sequence ATGAAGTTCACCCTCAAAATCTGGCGACAGAAAAACGCCACGGATAAAGGCGGCATGGTGACCTACAAGGTCGATGCGGTCTCACCCGACAGCTCGTTCTTCGAGATGCTCGACCAGCTCAACCAGCAGCTTATCGGCAAGGGCGAAGACCCGGTCGCCTTCGACCACGACTGCCGCGAAGGCATCTGCGGCACGTGCAGCCTCTATATCAACGGGCGCCCGCACGGCCCGATCAGGGGCGCGACCACCTGTCAGCTCCACATGCGCTCTTTCCGCGACGGCGAGACCATCTACGTCGAACCGTGGCGCTGCGGCGCGTTTCCTGTCGTTAAAGATTTGATCGTGGATCGCAGCGCGCTCGACACCATCATCCAGGCCGGAGGCTACATCTCGATCAACTCCGGTGGTGTGCCCGACGCCAACGCCATCCCCGTGCCCAAACCCAATGCCGACTCGGCCTTCGACGCCGCCGCCTGCATCGGCTGCGGAGCCTGCGTGGCCGCCTGCCCCAACGCCTCGCCGATGCTCTTCGTCGGCGCCAAAGTCTCCCACCTCGCCCTCCTTCCGCAAGGCCGCATCGAAGCAGAGCGCCGCGTCCAGCAGATGGTTGCCGCCATGGACAGCCTCGGTTTCGGTTTCTGCAGCAACACCTACGCCTGCGAAGCGGAATGTCCCAAAGAGATCAAAATCGCCAACATCACCCGCCTCAACCGCGAATTCCTCGCCGCCAAACTCGCCGCCGAGAAGGAGAAGAACGGAGGATTTACGATTTAG
- a CDS encoding fibrobacter succinogenes major paralogous domain-containing protein → MNRHTLVSMLSLFFVTLLMVGCNANTSGPVTDIDGNTYDTVKIGNKVWMTENLKVTRYRNGDPIPEVADAAKWPKLESGARCSYENNPENGKTFGFLYNWFAVNDPRGLAPEGWHVATDEEWQALADAVGGAEQAGKVLKSSEKWEGSTDDETESNGFDALPSGARRDADGGFLMLGKFARFWTSSQAPNGKPYGRALGFYDNTLRGGEVGPNNGFAVRCVKD, encoded by the coding sequence ATGAACAGACACACTTTAGTTTCGATGCTGTCGCTCTTTTTTGTCACCCTGCTCATGGTCGGCTGCAACGCCAACACAAGCGGCCCGGTCACCGACATCGACGGCAACACCTACGACACCGTCAAAATCGGCAACAAGGTCTGGATGACCGAAAACCTGAAGGTCACCCGCTACCGGAACGGCGACCCCATCCCGGAGGTAGCCGATGCTGCCAAGTGGCCGAAGCTCGAAAGCGGCGCGCGATGCAGCTATGAAAACAACCCCGAAAACGGCAAAACCTTCGGCTTTCTCTACAACTGGTTCGCGGTCAACGACCCGCGAGGCCTCGCACCCGAAGGCTGGCACGTCGCCACCGACGAGGAGTGGCAGGCTTTAGCCGATGCGGTCGGCGGAGCTGAACAGGCAGGCAAAGTCCTGAAATCTTCGGAAAAATGGGAAGGCTCGACCGACGACGAAACTGAAAGCAACGGCTTCGACGCTTTGCCCTCCGGCGCTCGCCGCGACGCCGACGGAGGTTTTCTGATGCTCGGCAAATTCGCCCGTTTCTGGACAAGCTCTCAAGCCCCCAACGGCAAACCCTACGGCCGAGCCCTCGGTTTTTACGACAATACCCTGCGCGGCGGCGAAGTAGGCCCGAACAACGGCTTTGCCGTCCGGTGTGTGAAGGATTGA
- the feoB gene encoding ferrous iron transport protein B — MSTKKKITVALAGNPNAGKSSLFNALTGAHQRVGNFPGVTIEKHEGYLDYRDYRINVVDLPGTYSLTPYSPEEIVTRRFIIDEQPDVVVNVVEGTNLERNMMLTVQLMEMEVDLLVALNMMDEVEEKGFKIDIDQLELLLGSHIVPTSARQRKGLDDLLDHIIRVVDGRIEIKKNKISFSLEVEKAIDKIADLLCHEPELDEAANHRWMAIKLLENDREIYSQVQKYPVWVKIELALQEAITECEFLHGTDPEALITEDRHAFVRGAMQECVRKPKAARATVSDYIDSVVLNRALGLPVFFLVVWAIFQLTFTLGAPLMEALDYSFGLLSDTVAPHLPAGIIRSIFVEGVISGVGSVVVFLPNIVLLFMGLSFLEASGYMARAAFVIDKVMHRFGLHGKSFIPMITGFGCSIPAIMATRTLKSRSDRLATIMTIPFMSCGAKLPVYVLLAGAFFPPTMAANVMFAIYFLGIIMGLWTAWLLKSTVLKSDSEPFVMELPPYRWPTFSSVIFQSKMKAVMYLKKAGTLILGAVILIWVASNYPRSAELDAQLARESAKIEASAVASEIKAEQLQKLEAKIEAGQLEYSFAGRSGKLLEPLIRPLGFDWRIGISLVTGLAAKEVVVSTLGTIFSIGHAAGETSLSEILRSEPGFSRATALSLMVFVLLYIPCVAAVGVMKKEIGAWKPVLLYSAYVLAVAWVASFITYHLALLFT; from the coding sequence ATGAGTACGAAAAAGAAGATTACCGTTGCTCTTGCCGGCAACCCGAATGCCGGCAAATCCTCACTTTTCAATGCGTTGACCGGTGCTCACCAGCGGGTGGGCAACTTCCCCGGCGTGACGATCGAGAAGCACGAAGGCTATCTCGATTATCGCGACTACCGCATCAATGTGGTGGATCTGCCCGGCACCTATTCGCTGACTCCCTACTCCCCCGAAGAGATCGTTACCCGCCGTTTCATCATCGACGAGCAGCCCGATGTGGTGGTCAATGTGGTCGAGGGCACCAACCTCGAACGCAACATGATGCTGACCGTGCAGCTCATGGAGATGGAGGTTGATCTGCTTGTGGCGCTGAACATGATGGACGAGGTCGAGGAGAAGGGATTCAAAATCGATATCGACCAGCTTGAGCTCCTGCTCGGCAGTCACATCGTTCCCACCTCGGCGCGTCAGCGCAAGGGGCTCGACGACTTGCTCGACCATATCATCCGCGTGGTTGACGGGCGCATCGAGATCAAAAAGAACAAGATCTCCTTCAGCCTTGAGGTCGAGAAGGCCATCGACAAAATTGCCGATCTGCTCTGCCATGAGCCGGAGCTGGATGAGGCCGCGAATCACCGCTGGATGGCGATCAAGCTGCTCGAAAACGACCGCGAGATCTACAGCCAGGTGCAGAAGTATCCGGTGTGGGTCAAGATCGAGTTGGCCTTGCAGGAGGCGATTACGGAGTGCGAGTTTCTGCACGGTACCGATCCGGAGGCGCTGATTACCGAGGATCGTCACGCCTTCGTGCGCGGCGCGATGCAGGAGTGTGTGCGCAAGCCGAAAGCCGCGCGTGCCACGGTGAGCGACTACATCGACTCGGTGGTGCTGAACCGGGCGCTCGGCCTGCCGGTCTTTTTCCTTGTCGTCTGGGCGATTTTTCAGCTCACTTTCACGCTCGGTGCTCCCCTTATGGAGGCGCTCGATTACTCGTTCGGCTTGCTCTCCGACACAGTTGCGCCGCATCTGCCCGCGGGCATTATTCGCTCGATCTTTGTCGAGGGGGTGATTTCCGGCGTGGGCAGCGTGGTGGTGTTCCTGCCGAACATCGTGCTGCTCTTCATGGGTCTTTCGTTCCTCGAGGCGTCGGGCTACATGGCGCGAGCGGCGTTTGTCATCGACAAAGTGATGCACCGTTTCGGGCTGCACGGCAAGTCGTTTATTCCGATGATTACCGGCTTCGGCTGCTCGATTCCGGCCATCATGGCCACGCGTACGCTGAAGAGCCGCTCTGACCGGCTGGCCACCATCATGACGATTCCCTTCATGAGCTGCGGTGCGAAGCTGCCGGTCTATGTACTGCTGGCGGGGGCATTTTTCCCTCCGACGATGGCAGCCAACGTCATGTTCGCGATCTATTTTCTTGGCATCATCATGGGGCTCTGGACGGCGTGGCTGCTCAAGTCCACTGTGCTGAAGAGCGACTCGGAGCCGTTTGTGATGGAGCTGCCGCCGTACCGCTGGCCAACCTTTTCGTCGGTCATTTTCCAGTCGAAGATGAAGGCGGTAATGTACCTCAAAAAGGCGGGCACCTTGATTCTCGGCGCGGTGATCCTGATCTGGGTGGCAAGCAACTATCCGCGCAGCGCCGAGCTCGATGCGCAGCTTGCGCGCGAATCAGCGAAGATCGAGGCTTCGGCGGTTGCGTCGGAAATCAAAGCTGAGCAGTTGCAGAAGCTCGAAGCGAAGATCGAGGCCGGTCAACTCGAATACTCGTTTGCGGGACGAAGTGGCAAGCTGCTCGAACCGCTCATTCGTCCTCTCGGTTTCGACTGGCGGATCGGCATCTCGCTGGTGACAGGACTTGCCGCCAAGGAGGTGGTGGTTTCGACACTCGGCACCATTTTCTCGATCGGTCACGCTGCCGGAGAGACGAGCTTGTCGGAGATTCTGCGCAGCGAGCCGGGCTTCAGCCGGGCAACGGCGCTGAGCCTGATGGTGTTCGTGCTGCTCTACATTCCCTGCGTGGCGGCGGTCGGTGTGATGAAAAAAGAGATTGGCGCGTGGAAGCCTGTGTTACTCTACTCAGCCTACGTGCTGGCGGTGGCGTGGGTGGCTTCGTTCATCACCTATCATCTCGCCCTGCTGTTTACGTAA
- a CDS encoding FeoA family protein — MKLSELKVGDRALVTAVQAEPAVRRRLMDMGLVRGTELEVLRFAPLGDPIEVSCNGLLLTMRRNEAEGITVNKIELCNVPQGVGPGLRKRHRFGRRA, encoded by the coding sequence ATGAAGTTATCGGAATTGAAAGTCGGCGATCGTGCATTAGTGACTGCGGTTCAGGCTGAACCGGCTGTCAGGCGCAGGCTCATGGATATGGGCCTTGTGAGGGGTACGGAGCTTGAGGTACTGCGGTTTGCGCCGCTCGGCGACCCGATCGAGGTCAGTTGCAATGGCTTGCTGTTGACGATGCGGCGGAACGAGGCCGAGGGCATCACGGTCAACAAGATTGAATTGTGTAACGTACCGCAGGGTGTCGGGCCGGGACTCCGTAAACGCCATCGTTTCGGACGGCGCGCATGA